A window of the Hordeum vulgare subsp. vulgare chromosome 5H, MorexV3_pseudomolecules_assembly, whole genome shotgun sequence genome harbors these coding sequences:
- the LOC123395972 gene encoding uncharacterized protein LOC123395972, which translates to MDGGGASADIGPSVRVLIESQPSGSGLFSATPFEPQLSDDSAPRSNLEGGGSSSLDAAAASCSERVDGDGAATAGPERKLTLLALRLAILEKAASGLGALGFIWATVVLLGGFAITLGKDDFWSVTIILLIEGARIFSRSHELEWQHQATWSLSAAGRSSFRLVARSFRFVFGRGGSPKNMDASSRWSWRFRSWGFLSRHVGRAFYWLQLASATACVTLSAVRLVRQDFGEAEDARTNRRSALDIFYGLALAEALLFLAEKAVWEWEVSHGRLLERVASECHLAGAPGLLAIRRFFYDAYSRCVDGSIFDGLRMDLVSFAEELLVEGSHDEQRIGVGILVNVAGSPRLGDAALHRVGTSAAVMERLVEMLSWKGAAEAGARASAALVVSKLAGKKRNALRVAGVPGAIESVSSLLYAADEECNLLGLLIIKKLAHDHDNCSKIGNARGLLDKIIDFSSIGAAGASSTVITQSRAKAVKRSLQVIRMLADTTGSTGKQLRQEVAEIVFTVSNIRAVLQNAAGHLELQRLSAEVLTRLAMDEDAREKIGATGSVISLLLAMFFRQGITDEGDAVRVEAGEALAMLALDSAHNCERILNAAPAVVSRLMEALSDNAVGIGAARILTNLCAYTGGERFTEVRAVTTGAATVLRNIMTKKSKLLEVSLGLAAQAVRLMGPHVLAHHLARAGVVEVELVNRLVHVLARYSSPSIKVPRIRRFTVELLIGMLRIDSSFAELMVAAGMGRELRRVAETTSELECFHVFSGSAGVSRHAVSLCALVSEARELMDMDVRSQ; encoded by the coding sequence ATGGACGGCGGCGGTGCCAGCGCCGACATCGGCCCGTCTGTGCGGGTGCTCATCGAGAGCCAGCCTAGCGGGTCGGGGTTGTTCTCGGCCACGCCGTTCGAGCCGCAGCTGTCGGACGACTCGGCGCCGCGCTCGAACCTCGAAGGCGGCGGATCGTCCAGCCTCGACGCGGCGGCCGCCTCGTGCAGCGAGCGAGTCGACGGCGATGGGGCAGCGACAGCGGGACCCGAGCGGAAGCTGACGCTGCTGGCGCTGCGGCTGGCGATCCTGGAGAAGGCGGCCAGCGGGCTGGGCGCGCTGGGGTTCATCTGGGCCACCGTGGTCCTCCTCGGGGGCTTCGCCATCACACTCGGCAAGGACGACTTCTGGTCCGTCACCATCATCCTCCTCATCGAGGGCGCACGCATCTTCAGCCGCAGCCACGAGCTCGAGTGGCAGCACCAGGCCACCTGGTCGCTCTCCGCTGCCGGCCGCTCCAGCTTCCGCCTCGTCGCCCGCTCCTTCCGCTTCGTGTTCGGCCGCGGCGGCAGCCCCAAGAACATGGACGCCTCGTCCAGATGGAGCTGGAGATTCAGGAGCTGGGGCTTCCTGTCGAGGCACGTCGGGAGGGCCTTCTACTGGCTGCAGCTAGCGTCCGCCACGGCCTGCGTCACGCTGTCGGCGGTGCGGCTCGTCAGGCAGGACTTCGGCGAAGCGGAGGACGCGCGGACTAACCGGCGATCGGCGCTGGACATCTTCTACGGGCTCGCGCTGGCGGAGGCGCTTCTCTTCCTCGCGGAGAAGGCGGTGTGGGAGTGGGAGGTGAGCCACGGCCGTCTGCTCGAGCGTGTCGCCAGCGAGTGCCACCTCGCTGGCGCACCGGGGCTCCTCGCCATCCGCCGCTTCTTCTACGACGCATACTCTCGGTGCGTCGACGGGAGCATATTCGACGGCCTCCGCATGGACCTCGTCTCCTTCGCCGAGGAGCTCCTCGTGGAAGGCTCGCACGACGAGCAGCGGATCGGCGTCGGCATCCTCGTCAACGTCGCCGGGAGCCCACGGCTCGGTGACGCGGCGCTGCATCGGGTCGGCACGTCGGCGGCAGTCATGGAGCGGCTGGTGGAGATGCTCAGCTGGAAGGGCGCGGCGGAGGCCGGGGCGAGGGCGTCCGCGGCACTTGTCGTGTCCAAGCTCGCCGGCAAGAAGCGGAACGCGCTCCGGGTCGCCGGCGTTCCAGGCGCCATCGAGTCCGTGTCATCGCTGCTCTACGCCGCGGACGAGGAGTGCAACCTACTCGGCCTCCTCATCATCAAGAAGCTCGCGCACGACCACGACAACTGCAGCAAGATCGGCAACGCCCGGGGCCTCCTCGACAAGATCATCGACTTCTCCAGCATCGGGGCAGCCGGCGCATCATCCACGGTCATCACCCAGTCGCGCGCTAAAGCGGTGAAGCGGTCGCTGCAGGTGATCAGGATGCTCGCCGACACGACTGGGAGCACGGGGAAACAGCTGCGGCAAGAGGTGGCGGAGATCGTGTTCACGGTCAGCAACATCCGCGCCGTGCTGCAGAATGCCGCCGGCCACCTGGAGCTGCAGCGGCTCAGCGCCGAGGTGCTAACCCGGCTGGCCATGGACGAGGACGCGCGTGAGAAGATCGGTGCCACAGGTAGTGTCATCTCACTCCTCCTCGCCATGTTCTTCCGGCAAGGCATCACTGACGAGGGTGACGCCGTGCGCGTCGAGGCCGGCGAGGCGCTCGCCATGCTGGCGCTCGACAGCGCGCACAACTGCGAGCGGATCCTCAATGCCGCCCCTGCCGTTGTCAGCCGCCTCATGGAGGCGCTGAGTGACAACGCCGTCGGGATCGGCGCGGCCAGGATCCTCACCAACCTGTGCGCGTACACCGGCGGCGAGCGGTTCACGGAGGTTCGCGCCGTCACAACCGGCGCCGCCACGGTGCTGCGCAACATCATGACCAAGAAATCGAAGCTGCTGGAGGTATCGCTGGGCCTCGCGGCGCAGGCAGTGAGGCTCATGGGGCCTCACGTGCTCGCCCACCACCTCGCCCGCGCCGGCGTCGTCGAGGTGGAGCTGGTCAACAGGCTGGTGCACGTGCTGGCGAGGTACAGCAGCCCTTCGATCAAGGTGCCGCGGATCAGACGGTTCACGGTGGAGCTCCTGATCGGGATGCTGAGGATAGACTCGTCGTTCGCGGAGCTGATGGTTGCGGCGGGGATGGGGCGGGAACTGCGGCGCGTGGCGGAGACGACGTCGGAGCTGGAGTGCTTCCACGTGTTCTCCGGCAGCGCCGGGGTGAGCCGGCACGCGGTGAGCCTCTGCGCGCTCGTCAGCGAGGCACGGGAGCTCATGGACATGGACGTACGCAGCCAGTAG